The genomic DNA aattctaAAGTTTTAAGTAAACAGAATCAGATGATTCGTATGTATCTAGAAACCGTTGATCATCTTAAAACTATTCcgtataataatatatctagAAGACGGCTGAGAGAATCACGCGCTGCGCGTTGTGGATTCATCAAACTTGTTgagtttatagttttatttgttgACGTCAACTCAAaagagtttagtttttttttttttctttctgatgtGTAAGTGTaatcccaaaataaataaaaatatctctatattataaataaaaaaaataaagtgtttTCGAGAAAACACGAGGAAGATTCTCAACCAACCGAAACGActctttcgtttttatttttttttctaattttgtagtTTAGTCTCCAAAACTACGCGGTGTCGCAAATCGTGACCACATAACACGCATCTTACTTGATTACCCCTTATCTTTCCACGCAATTGCGTTAATACCACACTCTTCGCTTGCCACTTCCTTACCCACCAAGTCACAAGGCTATTTTCGTCATCCTTCACACGTCTTCAGTCCACAAACTCGATATCTATAAATACTTCCCAAACACAAGTTACAACACAACTACAAGAACTCAAAACACACATAACTTacaaagatattattatttcatcTTATCAAAAcatcatcagaagaagagaaaatggtTGCGAGATCGGAGGAGATTAAGTCGACGGTTGATGTCACCGCAGCGAATTGTTTGATGCTGTTATCGAGAGTTGGACAAGAACACGTTGACGGTGGTGGAGATCTAAAACGCGTTTTCACATGTAAAACGTGTTTGAAGGAGTTTCATTCGTTTCAAGCCTTGGGAGGTCACCGTGCGAGTCACAAGAAGCCTATTAACAACAGCAACGAGACCTTGTCGTCGTCTGGTTTGGTTAAGAAGGTTAAAACCACATCTCATCCTTGTCCCATATGTGGAGTTGAGTTTCCGATGGGACAAGCTTTGGGAGGGCACATGAGGAGACACAGGAACGAGAGTGGAGCTGCCGGCGCGTTGGTTACACGCGCTTTATTGCCGGAGCCGACGGTTACGACGTTGAAGAAATCTAGCAGTGGGAAAAGAGTGGCTTGCTTGGATCTCAGTTTAGGGATGGTGGAGAATTTGAACCTCAAGCTGGAGCTTGGAAGAACagtttattgattgattttttttccataattttctgaaaaatattattgtttctatatcattctttgaatttttcttaatattttagaTTATACATACATCTGCAGATTTAGGAAACTTTCATAGGGCtgtaatatatttttccttctgtaaaaatatattgtttcttgTTATAGCATTGGAGATTTTGTATATCTTACTTAGCATTTCCCATTTGGTAAGAAATATCTCTTTgagctctctttttttattttggccGACGTGAAAATATCctattctatttttcttttttgggattAATTATCAATTATTATGCTGTTACCCTCCTCAAATAAAAACAACCCGAGATATAGATACGTTATCTACATTTTAAACAAAACCGACTCGGAAAGTATACAAATTATACAACTGACatagtgaaaccaaaaaaaaacaaaatttgaagcaTCAGAAGTGTAAGTTTTTAGAGTGTTATTTGTGATCCTACCATTATCAACTTTATCTGTACAAATCAGACAAAAATATTCAATGATCGGTAGAATAACCAACGTGATCTAACACCACCACCATATCTATACGGTCTCTCTCAACCTTTTACTTTTGCTTGTGTCAAAGCAACGTTGATCATCCTATGCAGGGAAGAAGCAAAGCTCCTTGAGTTTCTCGCGGTTTGCCAAACCAAAATGCTCCAGTAAAGAAGAAAGTAGGAGTCCTAAAGCCAAACATGACAATTTTGTCAGTAGTATGCATCTCTTAAGCACAAGTCAGTTTGAGTTGCGTGATGAATGAGACTATCTCCTCTACCATCTAAGTAAAAGCCCACGTTGTCTACTTGTCTTTAGTCTATGATAGGATCAGCTTCAAATTCATCTTTCATACTCAAAACACCCTCACCTAATATATATGAAAGCTTCAACTAGATATATAGTTgattgcataaaataaaatggaTCTTCTTCaataatcaaaattcaaaaaaaaaaaaaaaaattgattcaaagcatCAGTAATAAATACTGATGATATAATTTCAAATTGTTCTGTTTctaaatagtattatttttgaaatttataaaaagaagttGGTGCCCACAACTCTCTCTATTGTTGGAGATGAACGGTCACGATTAGACATCACTCAACAACGCGTAAGATAAGCTTCGTGGTACC from Camelina sativa cultivar DH55 chromosome 2, Cs, whole genome shotgun sequence includes the following:
- the LOC104737144 gene encoding zinc finger protein ZAT12-like, with protein sequence MVARSEEIKSTVDVTAANCLMLLSRVGQEHVDGGGDLKRVFTCKTCLKEFHSFQALGGHRASHKKPINNSNETLSSSGLVKKVKTTSHPCPICGVEFPMGQALGGHMRRHRNESGAAGALVTRALLPEPTVTTLKKSSSGKRVACLDLSLGMVENLNLKLELGRTVY